The Coffea arabica cultivar ET-39 chromosome 1e, Coffea Arabica ET-39 HiFi, whole genome shotgun sequence genome has a window encoding:
- the LOC113718830 gene encoding beta-carotene isomerase D27, chloroplastic isoform X3, producing MATAALVWTKAPLQFPYPRAVSKIHPRNSSVAPPISCFSTSGPRPDSVGILQRNTEAAAGEKMRQNQQSLGLLDNLFLHLFRAKMVRETGWESEKPGYDGLIEVANHLTIGRSNSETIQASVRILRSLFPPLLLELYRILVAPLAQGKVAAAMIARVTALSCKWLMGQCQVNSVPLPDGSSSMSGVFVERCKYLEESKCVGVCINTCKLPTQTFFHDYMGVPLLMEPNFTDYSCQICPHASRRGRAAFSPDHKPNCPKA from the exons ATGGCAACTGCTGCACTTGTTTGGACCAAGGCACCTCTGCAATTTCCATATCCCCGCGCTGTCTCCAAGATTCACCCGCGAAACTCTTCTGTTGCTCCTCCAATCTCATGCTTCTCTACCAGTGGCCCTCGTCCTGATAGCGTAGGCAT ATTGCAAAGGAATACCGAAGCAGCAGCAGGAGAGAAGATGAGGCAAAATCAACAAAGCCTGGGCTTGTTGGATAATCTCTTCCTCCATTTGTTCCGCGCCAAAATGGTCCGA GAAACTGGATGGGAGTCGGAGAAGCCTGGATATGACGGACTTATTGAAGTTGCTAATCATCTTACAATTGGTCGATCAAATTCTGAGACTATTCAAGCATCG GTCCGGATTTTAAGGTCGCTGTTTCCTCCGCTGCTATTGGAGCTTTACCGCATCCTCGTTGCGCCTCTAGCACAAGGGAAAGTCGCCGCCGCTATGATCG CAAGGGTGACCGCACTTTCGTGTAAATGGTTGATGGGTCAATGCCAGGTCAACTCCGTACCACTTCCTGATGGATCTTCTTCGATGAGTGGG GTTTTTGTGGAAAGATGCAAATATTTAGAAGAAAGTAAATGTGTGGGCGTATGTATCAATACCTGCAAGCTTCCTACGCAG ACTTTCTTCCACGATTACATGGGAGTTCCCTTGCTGATGGAGCCAAACTTCACCGACTATAGCTGCCAG ATATGCCCACATGCCAGTCGCCGTGGGAGAGCAGCATTTAGCCCCGACCATAAACCAAATTGCCCTAAAGCATGA
- the LOC113718830 gene encoding beta-carotene isomerase D27, chloroplastic isoform X1, with translation MATAALVWTKAPLQFPYPRAVSKIHPRNSSVAPPISCFSTSGPRPDSVGILQRNTEAAAGEKMRQNQQSLGLLDNLFLHLFRAKMVRETGWESEKPGYDGLIEVANHLTIGRSNSETIQASVRILRSLFPPLLLELYRILVAPLAQGKVAAAMIARVTALSCKWLMGQCQVNSVPLPDGSSSMSGVFVERCKYLEESKCVGVCINTCKLPTQTFFHDYMGVPLLMEPNFTDYSCQFKFGVAPPPPERDIALTEPCLQICPHASRRGRAAFSPDHKPNCPKA, from the exons ATGGCAACTGCTGCACTTGTTTGGACCAAGGCACCTCTGCAATTTCCATATCCCCGCGCTGTCTCCAAGATTCACCCGCGAAACTCTTCTGTTGCTCCTCCAATCTCATGCTTCTCTACCAGTGGCCCTCGTCCTGATAGCGTAGGCAT ATTGCAAAGGAATACCGAAGCAGCAGCAGGAGAGAAGATGAGGCAAAATCAACAAAGCCTGGGCTTGTTGGATAATCTCTTCCTCCATTTGTTCCGCGCCAAAATGGTCCGA GAAACTGGATGGGAGTCGGAGAAGCCTGGATATGACGGACTTATTGAAGTTGCTAATCATCTTACAATTGGTCGATCAAATTCTGAGACTATTCAAGCATCG GTCCGGATTTTAAGGTCGCTGTTTCCTCCGCTGCTATTGGAGCTTTACCGCATCCTCGTTGCGCCTCTAGCACAAGGGAAAGTCGCCGCCGCTATGATCG CAAGGGTGACCGCACTTTCGTGTAAATGGTTGATGGGTCAATGCCAGGTCAACTCCGTACCACTTCCTGATGGATCTTCTTCGATGAGTGGG GTTTTTGTGGAAAGATGCAAATATTTAGAAGAAAGTAAATGTGTGGGCGTATGTATCAATACCTGCAAGCTTCCTACGCAG ACTTTCTTCCACGATTACATGGGAGTTCCCTTGCTGATGGAGCCAAACTTCACCGACTATAGCTGCCAG TTTAAATTTGGAGTCGCTCCTCCTCCACCCGAAAGGGATATCGCACTGACAGAGCCCTGCTTACAGATATGCCCACATGCCAGTCGCCGTGGGAGAGCAGCATTTAGCCCCGACCATAAACCAAATTGCCCTAAAGCATGA
- the LOC113718830 gene encoding beta-carotene isomerase D27, chloroplastic isoform X2: MATAALVWTKAPLQFPYPRAVSKIHPRNSSVAPPISCFSTSGPRPDSVGMNTEAAAGEKMRQNQQSLGLLDNLFLHLFRAKMVRETGWESEKPGYDGLIEVANHLTIGRSNSETIQASVRILRSLFPPLLLELYRILVAPLAQGKVAAAMIARVTALSCKWLMGQCQVNSVPLPDGSSSMSGVFVERCKYLEESKCVGVCINTCKLPTQTFFHDYMGVPLLMEPNFTDYSCQFKFGVAPPPPERDIALTEPCLQICPHASRRGRAAFSPDHKPNCPKA; encoded by the exons ATGGCAACTGCTGCACTTGTTTGGACCAAGGCACCTCTGCAATTTCCATATCCCCGCGCTGTCTCCAAGATTCACCCGCGAAACTCTTCTGTTGCTCCTCCAATCTCATGCTTCTCTACCAGTGGCCCTCGTCCTGATAGCGTAGGCAT GAATACCGAAGCAGCAGCAGGAGAGAAGATGAGGCAAAATCAACAAAGCCTGGGCTTGTTGGATAATCTCTTCCTCCATTTGTTCCGCGCCAAAATGGTCCGA GAAACTGGATGGGAGTCGGAGAAGCCTGGATATGACGGACTTATTGAAGTTGCTAATCATCTTACAATTGGTCGATCAAATTCTGAGACTATTCAAGCATCG GTCCGGATTTTAAGGTCGCTGTTTCCTCCGCTGCTATTGGAGCTTTACCGCATCCTCGTTGCGCCTCTAGCACAAGGGAAAGTCGCCGCCGCTATGATCG CAAGGGTGACCGCACTTTCGTGTAAATGGTTGATGGGTCAATGCCAGGTCAACTCCGTACCACTTCCTGATGGATCTTCTTCGATGAGTGGG GTTTTTGTGGAAAGATGCAAATATTTAGAAGAAAGTAAATGTGTGGGCGTATGTATCAATACCTGCAAGCTTCCTACGCAG ACTTTCTTCCACGATTACATGGGAGTTCCCTTGCTGATGGAGCCAAACTTCACCGACTATAGCTGCCAG TTTAAATTTGGAGTCGCTCCTCCTCCACCCGAAAGGGATATCGCACTGACAGAGCCCTGCTTACAGATATGCCCACATGCCAGTCGCCGTGGGAGAGCAGCATTTAGCCCCGACCATAAACCAAATTGCCCTAAAGCATGA
- the LOC113718815 gene encoding pentatricopeptide repeat-containing protein At1g02370, mitochondrial isoform X1 translates to MIKNAGLGQRKCAGIAAEALTRGVRTAVNVEKETINERNLYKRLSALGAKKGLVGATINEYLREGGVPHKQELMRCIKELRRFGRHHQALETMEWMDTRNVNLSHRDHATRLDLICKTQGIDAAEDYFNGLPPSAKNQFTYGALLNCYCVEKMKDKALDLFDKMHQMQIAPSSLAFNNLMSLYMRLGQPEKVPPLVDEMKKRKIPLSTFTYNIFMHSYSCLDDIEGVERVFEEIMQEAGKRYDWTTFSNLAVAYVNAGLNEKAVLALKKVEQEMGPRNREAFHYLLSLYARTANIGEVHRIWKSLRSSLPTVTNLSYLTMLQALNKLNDIHGLKNCFREWESTCSSYDIRLANLAIGAYLRHDMAEDAESVFHSALKRSSGPFFIAREMLMMYYLKNRSIRLALQCMEAAISELDGSEWQPKSDSICKFLTVCEEEKDVDSAEEFCKYLKKVNCLNHRVYKSLLQTYVAAAKTAPYMRTRIEGDGIEICSELENLLQNVSPE, encoded by the exons atgataaaGAATGCGGGTTTGGGTCAAAGGAAATGTGCCGGAATAGCGGCAGAGGCGCTGACTAGAGGCGTCAGGACGGCGGTGAACGTGGAGAAGGAGACGATAAATGAGAGGAACCTTTACAAAAGGTTGTCGGCATTGGGAGCGAAGAAAGGGTTGGTGGGAGCGACGATAAATGAGTACCTGAGAGAGGGGGGAGTGCCCCACAAACAGGAGCTCATGAGATGCATCAAGGAACTCCGTCGTTTTGGAAGACACCACCAAGCCCTTGAG ACAATGGAATGGATGGACACAAGGAACGTGAACCTTTCACACCGCGACCATGCCACCCGCTTGGATCTTATATGTAAAACCCAGGGAATAGATGCCGCCGAAGACTACTTCAATGGCCTTCCACCTTCTGCTAAGAACCAATTCACTTATGGAGCTCTCTTGAACTGCTATTGTGTTGAAAAGATGAAAGACAAGGCATTGGATCTCTTTGACAAGATGCATCAGATGCAAATTGCTCCCTCCTCACTGGCTTTCAACAACCTTATGTCCTTGTATATGAGATTAGGACAGCCCGAGAAGGTGCCACCCCTGGTAGACGaaatgaagaaaaggaagatacCTCTCTCCACCTTTACTTACAATATTTTCATGCATAGTTATTCGTGCTTAGATGATATTGAGGGAGTGGAAAGAGTTTTTGAGGAGATTATGCAGGAGGCTGGGAAAAGGTATGATTGGACTACTTTTAGTAATTTGGCTGTTGCCTATGTCAATGCCGGACTAAATGAAAAAGCTGTGCTCGCTTTAAAAAAGGTAGAGCAAGAAATGGGACCTCGCAACCGTGAGGCATTTCATTATCTGCTAAGCTTGTATGCCAGAACTGCTAATATTGGTGAGGTCCATCGCATTTGGAAGTCCTTGAGATCAAGTCTGCCTACAGTTACAAATCTGAGCTATCTTACCATGCTTCAGGCTCTGAATAAACTGAACGACATCCACGGACTGAAGAATTGCTTCCGGGAATGGGAATCAACATGCTCTAGTTATGACATTAGGTTGGCTAACCTTGCTATCGGTGCCTATCTCCGACATGATATGGCAGAGGATGCTGAATCCGTGTTCCATTCTGCGCTAAAGAGGTCGAGTGGACCTTTCTTTATTGCCCGGGAAATGCTAATGATGTACTATTTGAAAAACCGCAGTATCAGGCTGGCACTGCAGTGCATGGAAGCTGCTATTTCTGAGCTCGATGGCTCTGAATGGCAGCCAAAATCTGATAGCATATGTAAATTTCTCACTGTttgtgaagaagaaaaagatgttGATAGTGCCGAGGAATTCTGCAAATACTTAAAGAAGGTAAATTGTCTAAATCACAGAGTCTACAAGTCATTGCTTCAGACTTATGTTGCTGCTGCAAAAACAGCACCCTATATGCGCACAAGAATTGAGGGAGATGGAATTGAAATATGCTCCGAACTGGAAAACCTGCTACAAAATGTTTCTCCTGAATAG
- the LOC113718815 gene encoding pentatricopeptide repeat-containing protein At1g02370, mitochondrial isoform X2: MEWMDTRNVNLSHRDHATRLDLICKTQGIDAAEDYFNGLPPSAKNQFTYGALLNCYCVEKMKDKALDLFDKMHQMQIAPSSLAFNNLMSLYMRLGQPEKVPPLVDEMKKRKIPLSTFTYNIFMHSYSCLDDIEGVERVFEEIMQEAGKRYDWTTFSNLAVAYVNAGLNEKAVLALKKVEQEMGPRNREAFHYLLSLYARTANIGEVHRIWKSLRSSLPTVTNLSYLTMLQALNKLNDIHGLKNCFREWESTCSSYDIRLANLAIGAYLRHDMAEDAESVFHSALKRSSGPFFIAREMLMMYYLKNRSIRLALQCMEAAISELDGSEWQPKSDSICKFLTVCEEEKDVDSAEEFCKYLKKVNCLNHRVYKSLLQTYVAAAKTAPYMRTRIEGDGIEICSELENLLQNVSPE; this comes from the coding sequence ATGGAATGGATGGACACAAGGAACGTGAACCTTTCACACCGCGACCATGCCACCCGCTTGGATCTTATATGTAAAACCCAGGGAATAGATGCCGCCGAAGACTACTTCAATGGCCTTCCACCTTCTGCTAAGAACCAATTCACTTATGGAGCTCTCTTGAACTGCTATTGTGTTGAAAAGATGAAAGACAAGGCATTGGATCTCTTTGACAAGATGCATCAGATGCAAATTGCTCCCTCCTCACTGGCTTTCAACAACCTTATGTCCTTGTATATGAGATTAGGACAGCCCGAGAAGGTGCCACCCCTGGTAGACGaaatgaagaaaaggaagatacCTCTCTCCACCTTTACTTACAATATTTTCATGCATAGTTATTCGTGCTTAGATGATATTGAGGGAGTGGAAAGAGTTTTTGAGGAGATTATGCAGGAGGCTGGGAAAAGGTATGATTGGACTACTTTTAGTAATTTGGCTGTTGCCTATGTCAATGCCGGACTAAATGAAAAAGCTGTGCTCGCTTTAAAAAAGGTAGAGCAAGAAATGGGACCTCGCAACCGTGAGGCATTTCATTATCTGCTAAGCTTGTATGCCAGAACTGCTAATATTGGTGAGGTCCATCGCATTTGGAAGTCCTTGAGATCAAGTCTGCCTACAGTTACAAATCTGAGCTATCTTACCATGCTTCAGGCTCTGAATAAACTGAACGACATCCACGGACTGAAGAATTGCTTCCGGGAATGGGAATCAACATGCTCTAGTTATGACATTAGGTTGGCTAACCTTGCTATCGGTGCCTATCTCCGACATGATATGGCAGAGGATGCTGAATCCGTGTTCCATTCTGCGCTAAAGAGGTCGAGTGGACCTTTCTTTATTGCCCGGGAAATGCTAATGATGTACTATTTGAAAAACCGCAGTATCAGGCTGGCACTGCAGTGCATGGAAGCTGCTATTTCTGAGCTCGATGGCTCTGAATGGCAGCCAAAATCTGATAGCATATGTAAATTTCTCACTGTttgtgaagaagaaaaagatgttGATAGTGCCGAGGAATTCTGCAAATACTTAAAGAAGGTAAATTGTCTAAATCACAGAGTCTACAAGTCATTGCTTCAGACTTATGTTGCTGCTGCAAAAACAGCACCCTATATGCGCACAAGAATTGAGGGAGATGGAATTGAAATATGCTCCGAACTGGAAAACCTGCTACAAAATGTTTCTCCTGAATAG
- the LOC113718849 gene encoding peptidyl-prolyl cis-trans isomerase CYP21-4, translating into MARIKPQALLQQTKKKKGPSRVSVPTILLYALLLFVMLFFLFATYRHWSRRSLVHLQDTVSVEEGHSVLADPKKSAIPRYAVIQTTKGSLSVELFKEGSPEVVDEFIESCKKGHFKGMQFNRVIKNFVIQGGDVERSGATEDWTARGKHYSQLDTSLKHEAFMLGTSKTRHDGGGFDLIITTAPIPDLNQKINIFGRVIKGEDIVQEIEEVDTDELYRPKTRIEITEVTLKQNS; encoded by the exons ATGGCGAGGATCAAGCCTCAAGCTCTCCTCCAGCAAACCAAAAAGAAGAAGGGCCCGAGCAGGGTCAGTGTCCCTACCATTCTCCTCTACGCGCTCCTTCTTTTTGTCAtgctctttttcctttttgccaCCTACAGACATTGGTCTCGCAG ATCACTGGTTCATTTGCAAGATACCGTATCAGTTGAGGAG GGTCATAGTGTTTTAGCTGATCCAAAAAAATCTGCTATTCCTAGATATGCG GTCATACAAACTACAAAAGGCTCACTGAGTGTGGAACTTTTCAAGGAAGGTTCTCCTGAAGTTGTTGATGAATTTATCGAATCATG TAAGAAGGGGCACTTTAAGGGGATGCAGTTTAATCGTGTAATAAAGAACTTTGTTATTCAAGGAGGTGATGTCGAAAGGTCTGGTGCTACAGAAGATTGGACTGCGAGAGGAAAACATTACAGTCAACTTGACACAAG TCTAAAGCATGAAGCTTTTATGCTTGGAACTTCTAAGACAAGACATGATGGTGGAGGATTTGATCTTATCATTACTACTGCTCCGATCCCAGATCTAAATCAGAAGATTAATATATTTGGACGTGTTATCAAAGGGGAAGATATTGTTCAG GAAATTGAAGAGGTGGATACAGATGAGCTCTATCGACCCAAAACCAGGATAGAGATAACTGAAGTGACTCTGAAACAAAATAGTTGA
- the LOC113690124 gene encoding receptor-like protein kinase ANXUR1, which produces MQTKIHVLGLVLACTCLLFRSLDAQGKGPNALVLDCGSSDGGTDADGRKWEADAKYLVNNNDKSIATKADNQDPSLPSDVPYMTARIFTSEAIYQFPVANATDRVLLRLHFYPASYPNFNISDSYFSVSAGGIQLLSNFSAFITAEALSQGYLIREYFLAPSNLPTLNVTFKPSDKSFAFVNGIEVISPPQVFDKDPTLVGGGLQDDSTDFGSTDNTVPISTSSMQTMFRINVGGQFVSAKNDSAGLMRSWYDDTPYVYGGGLGVALEANVTIEYKNLPPYIAPLDVYGTARSMGPDPNVNKGFNLTWVFQVESNFSYLVRFHWCDWEFDKVNQRIFTVLLNNKTAEEEADIFGWTKEKATPMKRDYVIYVDGKQGNDELWVALHPLTSTGSEYIDALLNGLEIFKLSDAKSNLAGPNPTVSDLMRKQIESDQAPRPFAGPKKSYSTALIGGAAGGAAAFGVAAAIVFLAHSRKKRFVGTDVGVTSWLPIYGNSHSSGSKSGRSHGSTTISSDAACNCRYFSLAEIKQATKNFDESNVIGVGGFGKVYKGVIDNDTKVAIKRSNPSSEQGVNEFQTEIEMLSKLRHRHLVSLIGFCEENNEMVLVYDYMGLGTMREHLYKGSKTVVSWKQRLEICIGAARGLHYLHTGAKYTIIHRDVKTTNILLDDKWVAKVSDFGLSKTGPNMNQGHVSTVVKGSFGYLDPEYFRRQQLTEKSDVYSFGVVLFEALCARPALNPSLPKEQVSLADWAMHCHRKGTLEDIVDPQIKGEISAECLKKFAETAGKCLADHGVDRPSMGDVLWNLEYALQLQENPDGCIKSSTTSGTIQSLDSESNQVIDHNDFLAMHRSTLSLGSDVDMTEKSSDDNNADDIFSQIVNPKGR; this is translated from the coding sequence ATGCAAACCAAAATTCATGTATTGGGATTAGTATTGGCATGCACTTGTCTTCTTTTCCGTTCTTTAGATGCACAAGGCAAAGGCCCGAACGCACTGGTTCTCGATTGTGGCTCTTCTGATGGCGGCACCGATGCAGATGGTCGAAAATGGGAAGCAGATGCAAAATACCTCGTGAACAACAATGATAAATCCATCGCAACCAAGGCAGATAACCAAGACCCTTCGCTTCCTTCCGATGTCCCTTACATGACCGCTAGGATCTTCACGTCAGAAGCAATATACCAGTTTCCAGTTGCAAATGCTACCGATCGCGTTTTGCTCAGACTCCATTTCTACCCAGCTTCCTATCCAAATTTCAACATCTCCGACTCGTATTTCTCAGTCAGCGCAGGAGGAATCCAATTGTTAAGTAATTTTAGCGCGTTTATCACGGCTGAAGCTCTTTCACAAGGCTATCTTATTCGAGAGTACTTCTTGGCTCCCTCAAATTTGCCCACTCTCAACGTCACATTCAAGCCTTCAGATAAATCATTTGCTTTTGTCAATGGAATTGAAGTGATTTCGCCGCCGCAGGTATTCGATAAAGATCCCACGTTGGTAGGGGGTGGCCTCCAAGATGATAGTACCGATTTTGGATCAACCGATAACACCGTGCCCATAAGCACATCCAGCATGCAAACCATGTTCAGAATTAACGTCGGCGGACAATTTGTCTCCGCCAAAAATGATTCAGCCGGTCTAATGCGAAGTTGGTATGACGACACTCCTTACGTTTACGGTGGTGGACTTGGTGTTGCATTGGAGGCCAATGTTACAATTGAGTACAAAAACTTGCCGCCGTATATAGCGCCGTTGGATGTGTATGGTACTGCAAGATCCATGGGGCCTGATCCCAATGTCAATAAAGGATTCAACCTTACATGGGTATTTCAGGTTGAGTCTAATTTCTCATATCTGGTGAGATTCCATTGGTGCGATTGGGAGTTCGATAAGGTTAACCAGAGAATCTTTACAGTGCTTCTGAACAACAAAACCGCAGAGGAGGAAGCAGATATTTTTGGTTGGACGAAAGAAAAAGCTACTCCAATGAAAAGAGATTATGTGATATATGTTGATGGCAAACAAGGGAATGATGAGCTTTGGGTGGCACTTCACCCGCTTACTTCAACAGGATCAGAGTATATTGATGCTCTTCTCAATGGCTTAGAGATTTTCAAGCTCAGTGATGCAAAATCAAACTTGGCAGGCCCGAACCCTACCGTCTCAGATTTGATGAGAAAGCAGATTGAATCTGATCAAGCACCAAGGCCGTTTGCTGGGCCGAAGAAGTCATACTCCACTGCACTCATCGGTGGGGCCGCTGGAGGAGCTGCAGCATTCGGCGTAGCGGCTGCAATCGTTTTTCTTGCTCACAGCAGAAAGAAGAGATTTGTCGGAACGGACGTAGGTGTAACTAGTTGGCTACCAATATACGGGAATTCTCATTCTTCTGGGAGCAAATCGGGACGGAGTCACGGAAGCACTACTATTTCCTCAGATGCTGCGTGTAACTGTCGTTACTTCTCTCTTGCAGAGATCAAACAAGCCACCAAGAACTTCGATGAATCCAATGTGATTGGGGTTGGAGGCTTCGGGAAGGTCTACAAGGGAGTCATCGACAACGATACAAAAGTGGCAATCAAAAGATCGAACCCTTCTTCGGAACAAGGAGTTAATGAATTCCAAACTGAGATTGAGATGCTTTCAAAGCTCAGACACAGGCACTTAGTGTCTTTGATTGGATTCTGTGAAGAAAATAATGAGATGGTGTTGGTTTATGATTACATGGGCCTAGGAACAATGAGGGAGCATCTTTACAAGGGCAGCAAAACAGTAGTGTCCTGGAAGCAGAGATTAGAAATTTGCATTGGTGCGGCCAGAGGGCTTCATTACCTACACACAGGTGCAAAATACACCATCATACATAGAGACGTCAAGACCACAAACATACTTTTGGACGATAAGTGGGTTGCCAAGGTTTCAGACTTTGGGCTGTCAAAAACGGGACCTAACATGAACCAAGGCCATGTCAGCACGGTGGTGAAGGGTAGCTTTGGTTACCTAGATCCAGAATACTTCAGGAGGCAACAGTTGACGGAGAAGTCTGATGTGTATTCGTTTGGGGTGGTTCTGTTCGAAGCATTATGTGCAAGACCAGCCCTGAATCCGAGCCTTCCGAAGGAACAAGTGAGTCTAGCCGACTGGGCTATGCATTGCCACAGGAAAGGAACCCTGGAAGATATCGTCGACCCTCAGATCAAAGGAGAGATCTCCGCTGAATGCTTGAAGAAGTTTGCAGAGACGGCCGGAAAGTGTTTGGCGGACCACGGAGTTGATCGTCCCTCCATGGGTGATGTGTTGTGGAATCTGGAGTATGCGCTTCAGTTGCAAGAGAACCCCGATGGTTGTATCAAATCGTCAACTACTTCAGGAACAATACAAAGCTTGGATTCTGAAAGCAATCAAGTCATTGATCATAACGACTTCTTGGCCATGCATCGAAGCACTTTAAGCCTTGGAAGCGACGTTGACATGACAGAGAAGTCATCGGATGATAACAACGCTGATGACATATTTTCCCAGATCGTCAATCCCAAAGGTCGGTGA